A genome region from Ottowia testudinis includes the following:
- a CDS encoding helix-turn-helix transcriptional regulator → MKASRLLSILLLLQAQGRLTAPELARRLEVSVRTILRDVDELSAAGVPLYAERGREGGFQLRAGWSTSLTGLTEAEAHALVLAGLPSAATQLGLGADAASAGRKLLASLGAADRGKASAAAARLHIDPMDWYRAEDEPPWLRPVADAVWRGCCIRVHYQSWRQLQWQVLAPLGLVLKAGVWYLVATRAGEDEPRTFRVSSMQAVQLQEDLRVKRKRRFDLATYWRAATQRFEAERAVLQAHVRLSPRARVWLDNTRTRWVAVPRAQPGRGRHKDWLEALLPVESIEQGTCAVLALGDEAEVLGPPPLRAAMQRSVRQLARRYGVL, encoded by the coding sequence ATGAAAGCCAGCCGTTTGCTGTCGATTCTGCTGCTGCTGCAAGCCCAGGGGCGGCTGACGGCGCCTGAGCTGGCGCGGCGGCTGGAAGTGTCGGTGCGCACCATCCTGCGCGATGTGGATGAGCTGTCGGCCGCCGGTGTGCCGCTCTACGCTGAACGTGGGCGTGAAGGCGGTTTTCAATTGCGCGCGGGCTGGAGCACCAGCCTCACGGGCCTGACCGAAGCCGAGGCGCACGCCTTGGTGCTGGCGGGGTTGCCCAGCGCGGCCACGCAGCTCGGCCTGGGTGCCGACGCCGCCAGTGCCGGCCGCAAATTGTTGGCGAGCCTCGGAGCCGCCGACCGCGGCAAGGCCAGCGCGGCAGCGGCCCGGCTGCACATCGACCCCATGGACTGGTACCGCGCAGAAGACGAGCCGCCCTGGCTGCGTCCGGTGGCCGATGCGGTCTGGCGTGGCTGCTGCATCCGGGTGCATTACCAAAGCTGGCGCCAGCTCCAATGGCAGGTGCTGGCGCCGCTGGGCCTGGTGCTGAAAGCGGGCGTCTGGTACTTGGTGGCCACGCGCGCGGGTGAGGATGAGCCGCGCACCTTCCGCGTGTCCAGCATGCAGGCGGTGCAGTTGCAGGAGGATTTGCGCGTCAAGCGCAAGCGCCGATTCGATCTGGCGACGTATTGGCGTGCGGCCACGCAACGCTTCGAAGCCGAACGCGCGGTGCTGCAAGCCCATGTGCGCTTGTCGCCCCGGGCGCGGGTGTGGCTGGACAACACGCGCACGCGCTGGGTGGCGGTGCCGCGCGCGCAGCCAGGCCGAGGGCGCCACAAGGACTGGCTCGAAGCCCTGCTGCCGGTGGAGTCGATCGAACAGGGCACTTGCGCCGTGCTGGCGCTGGGCGATGAGGCCGAAGTGCTGGGCCCGCCACCGCTGCGCGCGGCCATGCAACGCAGCGTGCGCCAGCTTGCCAGGCGTTACGGCGTGCTGTGA
- the fabI gene encoding enoyl-ACP reductase FabI → MQRDTALFTLQGKKGLVLGLANDRSIAWACARTAQALGAEVVASCLNDKARVHVQPLTDAAHMPLINCDVEQPGALEALVAEAVQRLGRIDFVIHSIAWAPLADLHGPVVDSSGEGFARAMRVSCHSFAHLARVVTPHMTAGGSLITMSYLGAQEAVPHYGLMGPVKAALESLVRYMAMELGRQGVRVHAVSPGPILTRAASGIQDFDQLMASAEHKAPLGRLVQLDEIAHLSTFLCMDAASGMTGQTIYVDGGCHAVD, encoded by the coding sequence ATGCAAAGGGACACCGCCTTGTTCACCCTGCAAGGCAAGAAAGGGCTGGTGCTGGGCCTGGCCAACGACCGCAGCATCGCCTGGGCCTGCGCGCGTACTGCCCAGGCGCTGGGCGCCGAGGTGGTGGCGTCGTGCCTGAACGACAAGGCGCGCGTGCATGTGCAGCCGCTCACCGACGCGGCGCACATGCCGCTGATCAACTGCGACGTGGAGCAGCCCGGCGCACTGGAGGCGCTGGTGGCCGAGGCGGTGCAGCGCCTGGGCCGCATCGACTTCGTCATCCATTCCATCGCCTGGGCGCCGCTGGCCGATCTGCACGGCCCGGTGGTCGACAGCAGCGGCGAGGGCTTTGCGCGCGCCATGCGCGTGTCTTGCCATTCGTTTGCGCACCTGGCGCGCGTGGTCACGCCGCACATGACGGCGGGCGGCAGCTTGATTACCATGAGCTATCTGGGCGCGCAGGAGGCGGTGCCGCACTACGGCCTGATGGGCCCGGTCAAGGCCGCGCTGGAATCATTGGTGCGCTACATGGCGATGGAGCTGGGCCGCCAGGGCGTGCGCGTGCACGCGGTGTCGCCGGGGCCGATCCTCACGCGGGCCGCGTCGGGCATCCAGGACTTCGACCAGCTGATGGCCAGCGCTGAGCACAAGGCGCCGCTGGGCCGCCTGGTGCAGCTCGACGAGATCGCGCACCTGAGCACCTTTCTGTGCATGGACGCGGCCTCGGGCATGACGGGGCAGACGATCTATGTGGATGGCGGCTGCCACGCGGTGGACTGA
- a CDS encoding PLP-dependent aminotransferase family protein translates to MHPAPARTLSSQLAERFAERIRDRLLAPGTRLPSVRQCAAQHEVSPSTVVAAYDQLLAQGLVDARRHRGFYVRDWARKPPSALAGSARAAIDSAASTDPAEARRRNAPISAATLMRGMFHSDSRRPQPGMGVLPPDWLDNDFMASALRRTTAGKGLHDATVRYGDPQGDAELRRVLAERLASQGIGAAPAQIITTIGATQALDIVSRTLLKPGDTVMVEDPGWSVEFARLGALGMRMLPVPRGADGPDLAVMARYCEAHAGSTEAPRLFVSVSVLHNPTGYSLSPASAHRLLQLAQRHDFHIVEDDTYHHLAPEHATRLAQLDGLQRTVYVSGFAKILAPAWRVGFLAAPPGLVEPLLDTKLLATLTTPSLLERALAQCIEQGQLRRHAERVRTRLDAARSRSVRLAQAAGCTFVAEPAGLFGWIDTGVDTDQLALRLLDEGYMIAPGALFHANRAPSTRMRINFATTQEAAFWQAFERVRDALGRG, encoded by the coding sequence GCCCCCGCCCGCACCCTCAGCAGCCAGCTGGCCGAGCGCTTTGCCGAACGCATCCGCGACCGCCTGCTGGCGCCGGGCACGCGCCTGCCCAGCGTGCGCCAGTGCGCGGCCCAGCACGAGGTGAGCCCCTCCACCGTGGTCGCCGCCTACGACCAGCTGCTGGCGCAGGGGCTGGTGGACGCGCGCCGCCACCGCGGCTTCTATGTGCGAGATTGGGCAAGAAAACCGCCCTCCGCGCTTGCCGGATCAGCGCGGGCAGCTATTGATTCCGCAGCGTCCACCGACCCCGCCGAGGCGCGCCGCCGCAACGCCCCCATCAGCGCGGCCACGCTGATGCGCGGCATGTTCCACAGCGACAGCCGGCGCCCGCAGCCCGGCATGGGCGTGCTGCCGCCGGATTGGCTAGACAACGACTTCATGGCCAGCGCGCTGCGCCGCACCACCGCCGGCAAGGGCCTGCACGACGCCACAGTGCGCTACGGCGACCCGCAGGGCGACGCCGAACTGCGCCGCGTGCTGGCCGAGCGGCTGGCCAGCCAGGGCATCGGCGCGGCGCCGGCGCAGATCATCACCACCATCGGCGCCACGCAGGCGCTCGACATCGTCAGCCGCACGCTGCTCAAACCCGGCGACACCGTGATGGTGGAAGACCCCGGCTGGTCGGTCGAATTCGCCCGCCTGGGCGCCCTGGGCATGCGCATGCTGCCGGTGCCGCGCGGCGCCGATGGGCCCGACTTGGCGGTGATGGCGCGCTATTGCGAAGCCCACGCCGGCAGCACGGAAGCGCCGCGCCTGTTCGTCAGCGTGAGCGTGCTGCACAACCCCACGGGCTACTCACTCAGCCCGGCCAGCGCGCATCGGCTGCTGCAGCTGGCGCAGCGGCACGACTTTCACATCGTCGAGGACGACACCTACCACCACCTGGCGCCCGAGCACGCCACGCGGCTGGCGCAGCTGGACGGCTTGCAGCGCACCGTGTACGTGAGCGGCTTCGCCAAGATTCTGGCGCCGGCCTGGCGCGTGGGTTTTCTGGCCGCGCCGCCGGGGCTGGTCGAGCCGCTGCTGGACACGAAGCTGCTGGCCACGCTGACCACGCCCAGCCTACTGGAGCGCGCGCTGGCGCAGTGCATCGAGCAGGGCCAGCTGCGCCGCCATGCCGAGCGCGTGCGCACCCGGCTGGACGCCGCCCGCAGCCGCAGCGTGCGCCTGGCGCAGGCGGCGGGCTGCACCTTCGTCGCCGAGCCGGCCGGCCTGTTCGGCTGGATCGACACCGGCGTCGACACCGACCAGCTGGCGCTGCGCCTGCTCGACGAGGGCTACATGATCGCGCCCGGCGCGCTGTTCCACGCCAACCGCGCGCCCAGCACGCGCATGCGCATCAACTTCGCCACCACGCAAGAGGCGGCGTTCTGGCAAGCATTCGAGCGCGTGCGGGATGCGTTGGGGCGGGGTTGA